The Mycolicibacterium doricum genome includes a region encoding these proteins:
- a CDS encoding serine/threonine-protein kinase has product MPLAQGEVIAGYTILRSLGHGGMGEVYLAQHPRLPRQDALKVLTAAVSADGEYRQRFQREADIAATLWHPHIVSVHDRGDFEGLLWISMEFVQGTDAARLLAERYSNGMPPDVVVRIITAVASALDHAHERGLYHRDVKPANILIANPGSPDERAMLADFGIAHQAGDASGLTGTNMTVGTVAYAAPEQLRGDHIDGRADQYALAATTYELLTGTPPFTHSNPAVVISAHLTADPPAIGTVRPELSSLGPVFDRALAKSPDKRFDRCVDFARALGHRIGSADASMDTVSSKAAVLPRHAKPVTPRRWPRVLPAVAVAVAALAAAGVFWLVQRDDTTGSAAPALPVVVVGADCATMGAAAVTTTGAPAYCAKLTDTNETIWSKYQGEFNSPSVPAGTHPDEANVRVCMEQTNQSRPDCDTAINRHNAGNS; this is encoded by the coding sequence ATGCCGCTTGCCCAAGGCGAGGTGATCGCCGGATACACGATCCTGCGGTCCCTCGGACACGGCGGTATGGGCGAGGTGTACCTGGCGCAGCATCCGAGGCTGCCACGCCAGGACGCGCTGAAGGTGCTGACCGCCGCGGTATCCGCCGACGGCGAGTACCGCCAGCGGTTCCAGCGCGAGGCCGACATCGCCGCCACACTGTGGCATCCGCACATCGTGTCGGTGCACGACCGCGGCGACTTCGAAGGCCTGCTGTGGATCTCGATGGAATTCGTGCAGGGGACCGACGCGGCGCGGCTGCTCGCCGAGCGCTATTCGAACGGTATGCCGCCCGACGTGGTGGTCCGCATCATCACCGCGGTCGCCTCCGCACTGGACCACGCCCATGAGCGTGGCCTGTATCACCGCGACGTGAAACCCGCGAACATCCTCATCGCCAATCCTGGCTCACCGGACGAGCGCGCGATGCTGGCCGATTTCGGCATCGCCCACCAGGCCGGTGACGCCAGCGGGTTGACCGGCACGAACATGACCGTCGGCACCGTCGCCTACGCAGCGCCCGAGCAGTTGCGCGGTGACCACATCGACGGCCGGGCCGACCAGTACGCCCTGGCCGCCACCACGTACGAACTGCTCACGGGAACACCGCCTTTCACGCACAGCAATCCGGCCGTCGTGATCAGCGCGCACCTCACCGCCGATCCGCCGGCGATCGGCACGGTCCGCCCCGAACTGTCCAGCCTCGGGCCGGTGTTCGACCGCGCCCTGGCGAAGTCGCCGGACAAGCGGTTCGACCGGTGCGTCGACTTCGCGCGGGCACTCGGGCACCGCATCGGCAGTGCCGACGCCTCGATGGACACGGTGTCATCGAAGGCAGCGGTCCTGCCCCGGCACGCCAAACCGGTCACCCCCCGCCGGTGGCCGCGGGTGCTCCCGGCGGTGGCGGTGGCGGTGGCGGCGCTGGCGGCCGCCGGGGTGTTCTGGTTGGTGCAGCGTGACGACACCACGGGCAGCGCGGCGCCCGCGCTCCCCGTGGTCGTCGTCGGCGCCGACTGCGCGACGATGGGGGCGGCCGCGGTGACCACCACCGGTGCCCCCGCCTACTGCGCCAAGCTGACCGACACGAACGAGACGATCTGGTCGAAGTACCAGGGCGAATTCAACAGCCCGTCGGTGCCCGCGGGCACACACCCCGACGAGGCCAACGTGCGGGTCTGCATGGAGCAGACGAACCAGTCACGGCCCGACTGCGACACCGCGATCAATCGCCACAACGCCGGAAACAGCTGA
- a CDS encoding metallophosphoesterase has protein sequence MRNDDMTADTPAEVVQSERPRRSRRWRRTAIVSAILLLLFGVPWWTLLLAGQAWPTPVVVAGTVLFAAALGALPLMMMLGHGRRRLDWAAATGDALLGAAWVLFVWSILSQLLRLVLFLIGVDDPARSRAAAGTAVVVAIVLLVWGYAEAMRVPRIRAVDVGITGLGCGLDGLRVVLITDTHYGPIDRARWSAAVVARVNDLGADIVCHVGDIADGTVAVRENQASPLASVTARSARVYVTGNHEYFSEAQGWLDYLQSIRWDVLHNRHIVVERGGDRLVVAGVDDATAKASGIRGHGANLDAALAGADRALPVLLLAHQPKQVSQAVRAGVDLQVSGHTHGGQIWPFNFLVRLEQPVVQGLSRHGEKTQLYTSRGTGFWGPPFRVFAPSEITLLTLRHA, from the coding sequence ATGCGCAACGACGACATGACGGCAGACACCCCGGCCGAGGTGGTCCAATCCGAACGGCCACGTCGAAGTAGGAGATGGCGCCGCACGGCGATCGTGTCGGCGATCCTGCTGCTGCTGTTCGGCGTGCCGTGGTGGACGCTTCTGCTGGCGGGCCAGGCGTGGCCGACGCCCGTCGTCGTGGCGGGCACCGTGCTGTTCGCCGCGGCCCTCGGGGCGCTGCCGCTGATGATGATGCTGGGCCACGGCCGCAGGCGACTCGACTGGGCTGCCGCGACGGGTGATGCGCTGCTCGGGGCGGCGTGGGTGCTGTTCGTCTGGTCGATCCTCTCCCAGCTGCTGCGACTGGTCCTGTTCCTCATCGGGGTCGACGATCCGGCGCGGTCCAGGGCGGCGGCGGGCACCGCGGTGGTCGTGGCGATTGTGCTGCTGGTGTGGGGATACGCCGAGGCGATGCGGGTGCCGCGGATCAGGGCGGTCGACGTCGGAATCACCGGCCTCGGTTGCGGGCTCGACGGTCTGCGCGTCGTGCTGATCACCGATACGCACTACGGCCCCATCGACCGCGCCCGGTGGTCGGCGGCCGTGGTGGCGCGGGTGAATGACCTCGGCGCCGACATCGTCTGTCACGTCGGCGACATCGCCGACGGCACCGTCGCGGTGCGCGAGAACCAGGCGAGTCCGCTGGCCTCGGTGACGGCGAGATCGGCCCGCGTGTACGTCACCGGCAATCACGAGTACTTCAGCGAGGCGCAGGGCTGGCTGGACTACCTGCAGAGCATCCGCTGGGACGTCCTGCACAACCGGCACATCGTCGTCGAGCGCGGTGGCGATCGCCTCGTGGTCGCCGGCGTCGACGACGCGACGGCCAAGGCGTCCGGGATACGCGGGCACGGCGCCAACCTCGACGCCGCCCTCGCCGGCGCCGACCGAGCGCTGCCGGTCCTGCTGTTGGCGCACCAGCCAAAACAGGTCTCGCAGGCGGTGCGGGCCGGAGTCGATCTGCAGGTCTCCGGGCACACCCACGGCGGCCAGATCTGGCCGTTCAACTTCCTGGTTCGGCTCGAGCAGCCAGTGGTGCAGGGGCTCAGCAGGCACGGGGAGAAGACGCAGCTGTACACCAGCCGCGGCACCGGGTTCTGGGGCCCGCCGTTTCGGGTCTTCGCGCCGAGCGAGATCACGCTGCTGACGCTGCGCCACGCATAG
- a CDS encoding acyl-CoA carboxylase subunit beta: protein MTGRTTAAQLAELREKLEFAKEPGGAKAAAKRDAKGIASPRARINALLDPGSFLEIGALARTPGDPNALYGDGVVTGHGTIEGRPVGVFSHDQTVFGGSVGEMFGRKVSRLMEWVAMVGCPIIGINDSGGARIQDLATSLAWYAELGRRHELLSGLVPQISIILGKCAGGAVYSPIQTDLIVAVRDQGYMFVTGPDVIKDVTGEEVSLDELGGADAQARYGNIHTVVDSETDAFAYVRDYLGFLPANMFDDPPIVNPGLEPEVTPHDLELDTIVPDSDNTAYDMNEILLRIFDDGDFLEVAGQAGQAMITGYARVDGRPVGVIANQPMHMSGAIDNEASDKAARFVRFCDSFNVPLVFVVDTPGFLPGVEQEKNGIIKRGGRFLYSVVEADVPKVTITVRKSYGGAYAVMGSKQLTSDFNFLWPTARIAVIGAEGAAQLVVKRFPDPNAPEVQEIRRQFIEGYNRDMATPYVAAERGYVDAVIEPHETRLKLRSAMRLLRDKQIQRVQRKHGLIPI, encoded by the coding sequence GTGACTGGACGGACCACCGCAGCGCAGCTCGCCGAACTTCGCGAAAAGCTGGAGTTCGCCAAGGAGCCCGGCGGCGCGAAGGCCGCCGCCAAGCGTGACGCCAAGGGCATCGCGAGCCCGCGGGCGCGGATCAACGCCCTGCTCGATCCGGGCAGCTTCCTGGAGATCGGTGCGCTGGCCCGCACGCCCGGCGACCCGAACGCACTCTACGGCGACGGTGTGGTGACCGGGCACGGCACCATCGAGGGACGCCCGGTCGGCGTGTTCAGCCACGACCAGACGGTGTTCGGCGGTTCGGTCGGAGAGATGTTCGGCCGCAAGGTGTCCCGGCTGATGGAGTGGGTTGCCATGGTCGGCTGCCCGATCATCGGTATCAACGACTCCGGCGGCGCCCGTATCCAGGACCTGGCGACGTCGTTGGCCTGGTACGCCGAACTGGGGCGTCGCCACGAACTGCTGTCGGGCCTGGTCCCGCAGATCTCGATCATCCTCGGTAAATGCGCGGGCGGGGCGGTGTACTCGCCGATCCAGACCGACCTGATCGTGGCGGTGCGCGACCAGGGTTACATGTTCGTCACCGGCCCGGACGTGATCAAGGACGTCACCGGTGAGGAGGTCTCCCTCGACGAACTCGGCGGCGCCGACGCGCAGGCCAGGTACGGCAACATTCACACCGTCGTCGACTCGGAGACGGACGCGTTCGCCTACGTCCGCGACTACCTCGGCTTTCTGCCCGCCAACATGTTCGACGACCCGCCGATCGTCAACCCCGGACTGGAGCCCGAGGTCACCCCGCACGATCTGGAGTTGGACACGATCGTGCCGGACAGCGACAACACCGCCTACGACATGAACGAGATCCTGCTGCGGATCTTCGACGACGGGGATTTCCTCGAGGTGGCCGGGCAGGCCGGGCAGGCGATGATCACCGGCTACGCGCGGGTGGACGGCCGCCCGGTCGGCGTCATCGCCAACCAGCCGATGCACATGTCCGGGGCGATCGACAACGAGGCCTCCGACAAGGCGGCGCGCTTCGTGCGGTTCTGCGATTCGTTCAACGTGCCGCTGGTGTTCGTGGTGGACACCCCCGGCTTCCTGCCGGGCGTCGAGCAGGAGAAGAACGGCATCATCAAGCGCGGCGGCCGGTTCCTGTACTCCGTCGTCGAGGCCGACGTGCCTAAGGTGACCATCACGGTGCGCAAGTCCTACGGCGGCGCGTACGCGGTGATGGGGTCCAAGCAGCTGACGTCGGACTTCAACTTCCTCTGGCCGACCGCGCGCATTGCGGTGATCGGCGCGGAGGGTGCCGCGCAGCTCGTCGTCAAGCGCTTCCCGGATCCCAACGCCCCCGAGGTGCAGGAGATCCGGCGGCAGTTCATCGAGGGTTACAACCGGGATATGGCGACGCCGTACGTCGCGGCCGAGCGGGGCTACGTCGACGCGGTGATCGAACCGCACGAGACCCGGCTCAAACTCCGCAGCGCGATGCGCCTGTTGCGGGACAAGCAGATCCAGCGCGTGCAGCGCAAGCACGGCCTCATCCCGATCTAG
- the pks13 gene encoding polyketide synthase Pks13 (Pks13 is a key enzyme in mycolic acid biosynthesis.), with translation MNMSETPNNSPSGDGSSLVASGDGSSLVASGDGSRLRPAQVDMTVAEMREWLRNWIANATGQSADGIDESTAMVELGLSSRDAVAMAGDIEDLTGVTLTATVAFRHPTIESLATVIIEGEPEVEHDDDDTDWSRDVDEDVANIAVVGLATRFPGEMNTPDEMWEALLEGRDAITDLPEGRWEEFLGEPRIAERVAKAATRGGYLSDIKGFDAEFFALSKMEADNLDPQQRMALELTWEALEHARIPASSLRGERVGVYIGASNNDYSFMSVADPGVAHPYAITGTTSSIIANRVSYFYDFRGPSMAIDTACSSSLVAAHQGVAALRAGEADVAVVGGVNALITPLVTIGFDEVGGVLAPDGRIKSFSQDANGYARSEGAGMLVLKRLSDARRDGDDIYAVIAGSAVNHDGRSNGLLAPNPDAQAEVLRKAYKDAGINPRDVDYVEAHGTGTILGDPIEADALGRVIGRNRPADKPALLGAVKSNVGHLESAAGAASLAKVALSLRNDKLPPSINYTGPNPYIDFDAVRLKVNDAVSDWPRYSGHAIAGVSGFGFGGANAHIVMREVLPADLAAPESQEKVVEVTAAPNEPAVYVGGVRMDEYGEFVGEDDGEGPVDGSVGSAAEDGHELPGLTDEAKRLLEVAREELEAAEQPVPLVPLAVSAFLTSRKRAAAAELADWIDSEEGRTSSLESIGRALSRRNHGRSRAVVMARDHDEAVKGLRALAEGKQNPNVYSADGPVTSGPVWVLAGFGAQHRKMGKNLYLRNEVFADWINKVDSYVQDERGYSIVELILDDSQDYGIETTQITIFAIQVALGEVLRHHGAKPSAVIGQSLGEAAAAYFSGGLSLEDATRTICSRSHLMGEGEAMLFGEYIRLMALVEYSADEIKTVFSDYPDLEVCVYAAPTQTVIGGPPEQVDAIIARAEQEGKFARKFQTKGASHTSQMDPLLGELAAELVGITPHPLQVGYYSTVHEGKFLRAGSEPIHDVDYWKKGLRHSVYFTHGIRNAVDNGHTTFLELAPNPVALMQVGLTTASAGLHDGQLIATLARKQDDVDSMTAAMAQLFVHGHDLDMRTLFPRRSRGLAGALDYANIPPTRFRRKPHWLDVRFSGDNAGVMPGSHVATPDGRHVWEYSPRGATDLAALVKSAAAQVFSDAAVTAAEQRAVPGEGARLVTTLTRHPGGASVQVHARMDNGGESSFALVYDAIVTRGGQPVALPATVATGTFAGRIDSAALAVDAPDDAAGSDAAGSDAAGSDAAGKAPAILSDHLTQGANLGAGLGKWSPASGEAVRDRLGLIVGSAMGYEPEDLPWEVPLIELGLDSLMAVRIKNRVEYDFDLPPIQLTAVRDANLYAVEQLIEYAIEHRDEVDQLAESQKGKTAEEIAAEQAELMGGASTVAELEEKLAAAGHPLGEAAAEQAAVLSGANLTTATTAQPDPQAEPSTQDDSADPIPAPPTDPSGPVATIPAPPTNPAGPTPEAAKSSAAKAAAQVLTQEAVTEALGADVPPRDAAERVTFATWAIVTGKSPGGIFNELPKVDDATAVKVAERLTERAEGTITAADVTSAKTIEDLATTVRGHLESGKVDGFVRVLRAPQEGSNRIPVFVFHPAGGSTVVYEPLLNRLPADTPMYGIERVEGSVEERAAEYVPKLLELNGWTEGRTGKPFILAGWSLGGVLAYACAIGLRKAGADVRFVGLIDAVRAGEEVPQTKEETRARWERYARFAERTFNVQIPEIPFEELENLDDEGQVKFVMEAVAASGVQIPGGIIEHQRTSYLDNRMIDTAEIKPYDGHVTLYMADRYHDDAIYFEPRYATRQPDGGWGEYVSELEVVPIGGEHIQAIDEPYIAKVGAHMSEAINRIEAQGK, from the coding sequence ATGAACATGTCTGAAACCCCGAACAATTCGCCCTCCGGCGACGGAAGCAGTCTGGTCGCCTCCGGCGACGGAAGCAGTCTGGTCGCCTCCGGCGACGGAAGCCGTCTGCGCCCGGCGCAGGTCGACATGACCGTCGCCGAGATGCGGGAATGGCTGCGCAACTGGATCGCCAACGCCACCGGCCAGAGCGCCGACGGGATCGACGAGTCGACGGCGATGGTCGAGCTGGGTCTGTCGTCGCGGGACGCGGTCGCGATGGCCGGCGATATCGAGGACCTCACCGGTGTCACGCTCACGGCGACCGTGGCGTTCCGCCATCCGACCATCGAGTCGCTGGCCACGGTGATCATCGAGGGTGAACCCGAGGTGGAGCACGACGACGACGACACCGACTGGTCGCGTGATGTCGACGAGGACGTCGCGAACATAGCCGTTGTGGGCCTCGCCACCCGTTTCCCGGGCGAGATGAACACCCCGGACGAGATGTGGGAGGCGCTGCTCGAGGGCCGCGACGCGATCACTGATCTGCCGGAGGGCCGCTGGGAGGAGTTCCTCGGCGAGCCGCGGATCGCGGAGCGCGTCGCCAAGGCGGCCACCCGCGGCGGCTACCTCTCCGACATCAAGGGCTTCGACGCGGAGTTCTTCGCGCTGTCGAAGATGGAGGCCGACAACCTCGATCCGCAGCAGCGCATGGCGCTCGAGCTCACGTGGGAGGCGCTGGAGCACGCCCGCATCCCGGCGTCCAGCCTGCGTGGTGAGCGTGTCGGCGTCTACATCGGAGCGTCAAACAACGACTACAGCTTCATGTCCGTGGCCGATCCCGGCGTCGCGCACCCGTACGCGATCACCGGCACCACCAGCTCGATCATCGCCAACCGGGTGTCGTACTTCTACGACTTCCGCGGACCGTCGATGGCCATCGATACCGCCTGTTCGAGCTCGCTGGTCGCCGCGCATCAGGGGGTGGCCGCGCTGCGCGCCGGCGAGGCCGACGTCGCCGTCGTCGGCGGGGTCAACGCGCTGATCACCCCGCTGGTGACGATCGGGTTCGACGAGGTGGGCGGGGTCCTGGCACCGGACGGCCGGATCAAGTCGTTCTCCCAGGACGCCAACGGCTATGCCCGATCCGAGGGCGCCGGCATGCTGGTGTTGAAGCGATTGAGCGACGCCCGACGTGACGGTGACGACATCTACGCGGTGATCGCGGGCAGCGCGGTCAACCACGACGGCCGGTCCAACGGCCTGCTGGCACCGAACCCTGACGCCCAGGCCGAGGTGCTGCGCAAGGCGTACAAGGACGCGGGCATCAACCCGCGCGACGTCGACTACGTCGAGGCCCACGGCACCGGCACCATCCTCGGTGACCCGATCGAAGCCGACGCGCTGGGACGGGTAATCGGCCGTAACCGGCCGGCCGACAAGCCTGCGCTGCTCGGTGCGGTGAAGTCCAACGTGGGCCACCTCGAGTCGGCGGCCGGGGCGGCCAGCCTGGCGAAGGTCGCGCTGTCACTGCGCAACGACAAGCTGCCGCCGTCGATCAACTACACCGGCCCGAACCCCTACATCGACTTCGACGCCGTGCGGCTCAAGGTCAACGACGCGGTCAGCGACTGGCCACGCTACAGCGGACACGCCATCGCCGGTGTCTCCGGCTTCGGCTTCGGCGGCGCCAACGCGCACATCGTGATGCGCGAGGTGCTGCCCGCCGACCTCGCTGCGCCGGAGTCGCAGGAGAAGGTCGTCGAGGTCACTGCCGCGCCGAACGAACCCGCCGTCTATGTCGGCGGCGTGCGGATGGACGAGTACGGCGAGTTCGTCGGCGAGGACGACGGCGAAGGACCGGTCGACGGTTCCGTTGGTTCTGCCGCCGAGGACGGTCACGAACTGCCCGGTCTGACCGACGAGGCCAAACGCCTCCTCGAGGTGGCGCGCGAAGAGCTGGAGGCGGCCGAGCAGCCGGTTCCGCTGGTCCCGCTGGCTGTTTCGGCGTTCCTGACGTCGCGCAAACGTGCCGCCGCCGCCGAGCTGGCCGACTGGATCGACAGCGAAGAGGGTCGGACGTCGTCGCTCGAGTCGATCGGCCGCGCGCTGTCGCGCCGCAACCACGGCCGGTCCCGTGCGGTGGTGATGGCCCGCGATCACGACGAGGCGGTCAAGGGATTGCGCGCGCTGGCCGAGGGCAAGCAGAATCCGAACGTCTACAGCGCCGACGGTCCCGTCACCAGCGGGCCGGTCTGGGTGCTCGCCGGTTTCGGTGCGCAGCACCGCAAGATGGGTAAGAACCTCTACCTGCGCAACGAGGTGTTCGCCGACTGGATCAACAAGGTCGACTCGTACGTGCAGGACGAGCGCGGCTACTCGATCGTCGAGCTGATCCTCGACGATTCGCAGGACTACGGCATCGAGACCACGCAGATCACGATCTTCGCGATCCAGGTGGCGCTCGGTGAGGTGCTCCGCCACCACGGCGCGAAACCGAGTGCGGTGATCGGCCAGTCGCTCGGTGAGGCGGCGGCGGCGTACTTCTCCGGCGGCCTGTCGCTGGAGGACGCCACCCGCACCATCTGCTCGCGCAGCCACCTCATGGGTGAGGGCGAGGCGATGCTGTTCGGCGAGTACATCCGGTTGATGGCGCTGGTGGAGTACTCCGCCGACGAGATCAAGACGGTGTTCTCCGACTACCCCGACCTCGAGGTGTGCGTCTACGCCGCCCCCACCCAGACCGTGATCGGCGGTCCGCCCGAGCAGGTGGACGCCATCATCGCCAGGGCCGAGCAGGAGGGCAAGTTCGCCCGCAAATTCCAGACCAAGGGTGCCAGCCACACCTCGCAAATGGATCCGCTGCTCGGCGAGCTGGCCGCCGAACTGGTCGGCATTACCCCGCACCCGTTGCAGGTCGGCTACTACTCGACGGTGCACGAAGGCAAGTTCCTGCGTGCGGGAAGCGAGCCGATCCACGACGTCGACTACTGGAAGAAGGGGCTGCGCCACAGCGTTTACTTCACCCACGGCATCCGCAACGCCGTCGACAACGGTCACACCACGTTCCTCGAGCTCGCCCCGAATCCGGTGGCGCTGATGCAGGTCGGGCTGACGACGGCCAGCGCTGGGCTCCATGACGGCCAGCTCATCGCGACGCTGGCCCGCAAGCAGGACGACGTCGACTCGATGACCGCCGCGATGGCGCAGCTGTTCGTGCACGGCCACGACCTGGACATGCGCACGCTGTTCCCGCGGCGCTCGCGTGGGCTGGCCGGTGCGCTGGACTACGCGAACATCCCGCCGACGCGATTCCGGCGGAAGCCGCACTGGCTCGACGTGCGTTTCAGCGGCGACAACGCCGGTGTCATGCCGGGCAGTCACGTCGCCACCCCGGACGGCAGGCACGTGTGGGAGTACTCTCCGCGCGGCGCCACCGACCTGGCCGCGTTGGTGAAATCGGCGGCCGCGCAGGTGTTCTCGGATGCCGCGGTGACGGCGGCCGAGCAGCGCGCGGTGCCCGGTGAGGGCGCCCGCTTGGTGACCACACTGACCCGCCACCCCGGTGGCGCGTCGGTGCAGGTGCACGCCCGCATGGACAACGGAGGCGAGTCTTCCTTTGCTCTCGTGTACGACGCCATCGTCACCCGCGGTGGCCAGCCTGTCGCTCTGCCTGCCACTGTGGCCACCGGAACGTTTGCAGGGCGGATCGATTCGGCCGCTCTCGCGGTCGATGCACCGGACGACGCCGCCGGGTCTGATGCCGCCGGGTCTGATGCCGCCGGGTCTGATGCCGCGGGGAAGGCTCCGGCGATCCTGTCCGACCACCTCACTCAGGGCGCGAATCTCGGCGCGGGTCTTGGTAAGTGGTCGCCCGCCTCCGGTGAGGCGGTGCGCGACCGGCTGGGGCTGATCGTCGGTAGCGCGATGGGCTACGAGCCCGAGGACCTGCCCTGGGAGGTGCCGCTGATCGAGCTCGGGCTGGATTCGCTGATGGCGGTGCGGATAAAAAACCGCGTCGAGTACGACTTCGACCTGCCGCCGATCCAGCTGACTGCGGTGCGCGACGCCAACCTGTACGCCGTCGAGCAGCTCATCGAGTACGCCATCGAGCATCGCGACGAGGTCGACCAGCTGGCCGAGTCCCAGAAGGGCAAGACGGCCGAGGAGATCGCTGCCGAACAGGCCGAGCTGATGGGCGGGGCGTCCACGGTCGCCGAGCTCGAGGAGAAGCTCGCTGCCGCGGGGCACCCGCTCGGAGAAGCGGCTGCCGAACAGGCCGCGGTGCTCTCCGGAGCGAACCTGACGACGGCCACCACCGCGCAGCCCGACCCGCAGGCGGAGCCGAGCACGCAGGACGATTCGGCGGACCCGATCCCGGCACCGCCGACGGATCCGTCGGGACCGGTGGCGACCATTCCGGCGCCGCCGACCAACCCGGCCGGACCGACGCCGGAGGCCGCCAAGTCCTCGGCAGCGAAGGCCGCCGCGCAGGTGCTGACCCAGGAGGCCGTCACCGAGGCGCTGGGCGCCGACGTGCCGCCGCGCGACGCCGCCGAACGGGTCACGTTCGCGACGTGGGCGATCGTCACCGGTAAGTCGCCGGGCGGTATCTTCAACGAGCTGCCGAAGGTCGACGACGCCACCGCGGTCAAGGTCGCCGAGCGGCTGACCGAGCGTGCCGAGGGCACCATCACCGCCGCCGACGTCACCTCCGCCAAGACCATCGAGGACCTGGCCACCACGGTGCGCGGGCATCTCGAGTCCGGCAAGGTGGACGGCTTCGTCCGTGTCCTGCGCGCACCGCAGGAGGGGTCGAACCGGATCCCGGTGTTCGTCTTCCACCCGGCCGGTGGTTCCACAGTGGTCTACGAACCGCTGCTCAACCGGCTGCCCGCCGACACCCCGATGTACGGCATCGAACGGGTCGAGGGCTCCGTGGAGGAGCGTGCCGCCGAATACGTGCCCAAGCTGCTCGAGTTGAACGGCTGGACGGAGGGCAGAACGGGCAAGCCGTTCATCCTGGCTGGCTGGTCGCTGGGCGGGGTACTGGCCTATGCCTGTGCGATCGGTCTGAGGAAGGCCGGTGCGGACGTGCGGTTCGTCGGTCTGATCGACGCGGTGCGCGCCGGCGAGGAGGTTCCGCAAACCAAGGAGGAGACCCGCGCCCGCTGGGAGCGGTACGCCCGGTTCGCCGAGCGGACGTTCAACGTGCAGATTCCGGAGATCCCGTTCGAGGAGCTGGAGAACCTCGACGACGAGGGTCAGGTGAAGTTCGTGATGGAGGCCGTCGCCGCCAGCGGTGTGCAGATCCCGGGCGGGATCATCGAGCACCAGCGCACGTCGTACCTCGACAACCGGATGATCGACACCGCGGAGATCAAGCCGTACGACGGGCACGTGACGCTGTACATGGCCGATAGGTACCACGACGACGCGATCTACTTCGAACCGCGATACGCCACCCGCCAACCCGACGGCGGCTGGGGTGAGTATGTTTCGGAGCTGGAAGTGGTCCCCATCGGCGGTGAGCACATCCAGGCGATCGACGAGCCGTACATCGCGAAGGTCGGTGCCCACATGAGCGAGGCGATCAACCGTATCGAGGCCCAGGGGAAGTAG